GCTGCAGTTGGgctctgctcagggcagggATCGCCCTCAGGCAGGTAACGGGCGACTTCTCAGCCAGCCTCCGAGCCCCCGAGGCGCTCAGGGCACCCCACACAacctgctccccagcacagcagggcagatCGTCCCCTCCTCTGCGCTCCCTGACTCTCCCCAGGTCTGAGAAGTAACAAATCCTCGTCTTCTCAACCCCTTTGGCAGCTGTCGAGCGGTCAGGAGTGGCTGGAGGCTCTGTTCCTGCCTGTAGCCGGCGGCGTTTCTCTTGCATTACGATCACGAAATGCTGCCTCGCCGTGCGCTCAGCGCTCACTGCCTCATGCTCCTTGCACAGTGCTCGCTGGTCACAGCTTGCAGGGACTGATCGCAGGTTTCAAGAGGAATTAAAACCTCTTCACCCAGCCTGGGGCTCGGTGGACCCGCGGGCGCTGCTGGCACCATCACAGCTCACTCCTCTGCCTGCCGAGGGCACAGAGGTCAGTGGCAGAGGAGAAACTCCTCCAGCACACACCtctcttttgccttttattCAAATGTGCAGTTTTCCAAGCCTGTACTAGTTATGAGGTGCTACAGCATCTGTGAACTATGTCTAAATGCACTTCCACATGTTTGTTTCTGGCCCTGAATACTTTACTAGCTCTTAAGCTAAAACATCTGAAACCCGCACTCGAAATTTTGGCCGGTGTAAGCCCAAACCAGCTCACTGGTACTGGGCTTGCCTGCAGCACGTCCTCAAGGCCCAGATACGGCCCTTCCCAAATGTTTTGGCCCTTCCCAAGTGCTCTAAAGCATTGGTTTTCAACCTCTGAAACAGTCATTTCAAAGGTTTTGGTCAAAGAGCCGTTCTATGTGtttcagcagctgggagcaaaGTGATAAGGCTCAGCCAGTCCTAACCACTGTAATGCTCTTTCACAAATTGCTTTTCTAAAGACATGATTCAGTTTAGCACCGTGGTCTAAAGCCACCTCCTGCATGGGGCTGCCCTGTCAATGACAGTCAGCGAGCCACTCAGCAGTCATCATTAAAACCGAGCGTCGGTTTTGCAAAATGCAGATCGAATGCTTCTCCAGCCAGGGGGGACTTTTGCCCTGCCAGCTCTCCAGGCACCCAGAGGAGATAAAAACGTGGGAAGGAGAGCACGGCTTCGAGAGAGAGGTGGGATGGGAACATCATTCCTCTGGAATTAATGGGAATGGGACCAGATAAAAATGGGACCAGGAAAAGCAATTCACCGTTGCAGTGGTGACTCAGTTTTAGTCTGGATGATGGAGCAGGGGGAAAGACAGAGTGGGCTACGAGCAGTCACAGTCAGAAACCAGCATTAACCTCACGCACTTCTGGTGGCAGGCACCGACAAATCTCCAGTCGCTGGCAGGTAAGGAGCCCGCTGTTGGGACTCAGCTCACAGCCCTCCTCCCGTGGCCTCGCTGATGactgagcagcagcacggctTCGCAACAGTTTGAAATGATgaacaggaaaagcagctttggAAACAGAACCCAGAGCTATGTCCAAACCCTGCCAGAGAGGCACCTCGTGGCCTCTGATGagcgcccagcccagcccagcagcatgcaggcacGGGCAGAGAACAGGATCCGAATAGTGAGGAGCACAGGAGCTCACTTTGCTCTTCCAGGCTGCATCTCAGTCACACCTACGTCACCTTCTACCTGGTCCTGCAGCACCCTGAGGAACACCAGCTGTATCTACATCAACtgctcagctgccagcaccTCTCAAGCTTACTTAGAATAAACGGCCTTCTGAAACAAGCCCCTCTGGGGCTGTAAGGCACTCATTTACTCATTCCTCTTTGGGGACCTGCACCTGAATTCTGAGGACAGAGGATGGCCTGGCCCAGCTGCCCTTGTTCCTCGCGTGCAAGGGGCCTCGCTGCAGGCAGCTACTGCAATCCCTGGGGGAGAAAGGAAGTCTTACAGGGGAGCACAGCAGACCACCTAGAtagggggaaggaagagagtactgtgattaaaaaaaagaaaaaaaaaaaaaaagaaaacacacacacaaacaccacaAAGCACATATAagcacaacaaaacaccaactGCAGCCTGGACCGTGCCATCCATCTCCAGAAGGCTGATGACCCATCCAAAGCCAGATCCCCCTAGGGCAATGCGGAGAGGAGTAAGGGCTGGCTGGGCCACGTCCTGCCTGCTCTGGCTTTAGGGAGCACGGGACAGTGACAGAGCTACTCAGGACACCTCAGGTCAGCAGGAAGGAGCCAGACAAATGCTTTCAAGCACACATCAGCGTTACTCAAGGAGTGTGGGTCCTTTACGAACAGTGCCAGCAATCGCCACATCTCACTTTCCAGAGCAGAACATGACGAGGAAGTCACATGCGAGAGAGCTGCACTAATGTAAGACGGAGATAAGATAAAagccaacaggaaaaaagactCATATTTCTGACAGCTTCATATTTCAGGGGGTTGAGTGGTGACCTCTGCGTTTGGATGCTCAGGCATTGAAGCATCTCTACTGCTgcattgctttctgcagctcaaCAGCCCGCTGTCGGTAGCGCAAGGGGGGCTTCACAGATAAGGGCTGCCCCAAACATTGCTACTGCATTTTCACAGCTACGTCACTTGTCTGATAAAAGACTCGATCCCTCTGCACAAATAGTTCTTTGTGAGTAGTACTGCAAGGAGGAGGAGACAGAACcacaggggcagcagggcaAATCAGTTCATTTTTCATCAAACGGTAAGGAAATAGAGtgaagcaggcagaaagcagtACCTCTGTCAAAGGTCTCGGTCTTCTCTCTACAACAAATTCTGTGTGGCAGAGCTCACAGTAACTTGTGTTGGAGGAGGATAACCATTTTTCCAGGCAGCTCTTGTGCACGGTGCCCAGTGTTCCTGTGCAGTCACACGGGGAAAGCAGTCCCTCCCCATTTCCACCTTCGTGACAGATTCGACAGATGGGACCGTCACTAAAGAGGCAGACAAACAGAACGAAATCACGGTCAGAGCAGACACAACGACATGGCCACATCCAGAGATCAGGGGGAGACCCCACCGGGCCCCAGGAGGGTGCACACGCAGCACCCCTGGGtggcagcacccacagccccagctgcagctccactAGCGCTGGGCAGGGGCTGACACCGGCCCCAAGACTGGCCCCGAAGTGCTGACACAAGTCCAGAGGCCCAAAGCAACGCCTGACGACCCCCAGTCAGAGAGCACTGCATGCCCCCAACCACCTAGACCCTTTTGGGAACACCTCGGTGCTCCAACAGCCACCACTTCTCACCCCTCTTGGCTCGAGGCCTCAACCCACAAACCCAAATCCTTTGACTGTGCTCTCAGTCTGCTCTCTTGGGACCTCGTAGTACCAGAAATGCTTTACAAGCTAGGTTGTGTACTACCCTCCAGTTCTtgtcctgtaaaaaaaaaaaaaaaaaaaaaaaaaaaaaaaaaaagggttttccACGCCCCTCAGATTTACAGACCTGTGCCATACCCTGCCCGGTCATGTCTTTCATGAGGAGTCCCAGTCTATTCAATCACATCTCAGAAACACACCCACCTCTCGGATTGCCTTCGCTACCCTTCCCTGTACCTTTTGCGTTTCTAAAGCATCCTTTTAAAGCTGCAGGGACCAGAGCCATACGGTTTTCAGGATCCGTGCACAGCAGGGATTTTTGCAGTGACTATGTTCTGTCCTTTGTCGATTCCTAATTCCCAgcagtttatttgcttttctgttctctgctggAGCTTGCACATTGCTGCCACGTGCCTCAGGTCTCCTTCCTCTGAACCCCTGAGCACACACGCAAATCCGGGATGGGTGTCCTTCAGCTGCATCGTTTCACACTGAACTGCACCTATTGTTCTAGCCTGTGGTCACTTCCAGTAAGGTTTGGTTGCCTTAAATTAGGCAGCTGGAGCCATTTTAGCTGCAAGGACATCCTGGCTGGCCTCCAAAAGCACAGGTTTCCTGGAAGCCCCGTGCCACATCTGCCAGCCCCATGACGATGTCTTGGGCTCCCTGGAAAACCTGTGATGGCTTTAGACTTCAGAGTCCACTGGTCTCCACAACTCCACACATCTCCTTAGCATTCAGGAATAAAACGCTGGACAACAGAGGCCCAACCCAGCCCTACCCTTGCTGAACCACGAGAGCTGGTCATTCGCTGCTATCTCCCTTTCCTGCCTTCCAAGCATCTCTCACCCAACACCACCTTTCTCCTCTATCCACAGCCACACGGATTTGGGAGCGGGAGACAGGGTGAGAAAGGAACAGATCTGGGAGCACAGCGCACAGGAAAGGAGCCCATGGGGAAGCACATCGGGGGGACACGAAGGGCTGAGAAGGGCCAGCATGAAAAGTGCACCTCAgctcagcaaagcagaagcaaggCTCCTCTCCTGGAGGTGCACCACAGAGGTGTGAGCACACCCTCTGTGAGCCAGCAAGATCCTTCCTCCGGTGCCCTGAGCCCTCCTCCTCATGCATACCCCTGTGCCACCCCCTTCTCTCTGCCAAACACCACCCACCCCAGTCTCCTAGTTGTTAAATGCCTTTTATTCAAGAGACTTCTTCAGCAGAAATAATCCCCACCACAGGGGAGGTGCTGGAAACTCCATCCCCAGAGGCACTGGGAACTGCGCTGGACATGGCTCTGAGTAGCCTGACCCCACTTTGAAGTTGGCCTTGCTCTGAGGGGAGGCTGGCCCAGACACCCTCCAAAGGGCCCTTCCACACGGGTTTAGTTGGAGATCCTCCGAGCACTGCTGCTGTAAAGCCTTAGTGACTGACCAACAAAACCCCCAGGCCTCGGGTGCTCTCACGCATCTGTTATTTCCTAAGAAAAGCATCTGTAAGACATTTCAtcccttctcttcctgtttGAGAAGTTTCATATTTCCAGAGCATTAATATAACCTTGGCTACCAATAAACAacccaggaggaaaaaattcGCTGACAGTgcgagaaaaaaataatgtatttgttatCAGactccattttccttcctccctgtcTGGAGGGGGAAGGGGCCTGGCCCCGCTCCTGCACAATTCCCCCTCAGGGGCAGCTTCCCAGCAGCCTGGAGAGACCTTGTCACCAACTCGGCCTGTCACCAATTGTCACCAACTCGGGCTGTCCGTGCAGCCACGCTGCTCCTGGCCTTGTTTCACTCGCAGGACTTCGATGTCTGCTGCCGAGGAGGTTTTGTATTCTCCAAGCACGGTGCCTTCCACCTTCCTGTTTGGattcctgcttctctttcacCTCACGTCCTTCCAGTAACCAAGGCTTGCGCTCAGGTGTTTCAGGCAGGTTTGGTCTCACGTGCCCTCAGCTCAGACACGTCACAGACAAGCCAAATCCTGCGGCTCCTTCGGGCTCGGTGAAGTACTTGTGGCAGGGAAGAGGCTGGAAACAGCCACTGCCAAACTGCATGGGCTGCTGGGCCACGTGGATGCCCCCACGAcaaatcttgtttgtttttcttttaaacctgTCACCTCAGGCAGTTCCCCACCTGATCTCCCCACCTCCATGGGGTTTAAGGGCAGGCACAACTGCTCTCTGCTGTCAGAGGGCAATGTGACCTCCCCTGGCATTTCTAATGCCCTGCCTCAGGTTTGCTGGACAGAGCAATTCTCTCTCCTCAGCTCACATCCAGccttcccacctccctctcccacGTTTGCAGTCACCACTTTCACACCTCATCAACGTTTGGCTGacttcattgaaaaaaaaaaaaaaaaagtaacagctgTTCAGATAGgatttaaacacaaaatgtgaCCGATGTTACTAGCTGGGCTGAATAATGCTGCCAAATGTCCTCCGTTCCGGAAGCTGCTCAAAATACACGATGAGAAGTCAGGGAAAGAAGAATTTGAGCAACTGGAGGTGCCACCCGGCCCCTCCAGCAATAGCCGGGTGCTGCAGTTCCTGCAACACAAacaccctcctctccccagggctgcaaAACCGACCCCGTGCCTTTATGCTAAGCCCATTTGGGAAAGGGGCTTTGCTCCGTTTTCAGCCCTCAAATCGTCTCCACGACCAGCAGTCACGCTCGGTACCGCTGGCGAAGCCCCTCACCAAGAACTTCACAAGACTTCGCCGCCCCCCTCCACCCTGAGAGCTgtgaaaaatggggaaaacaaaacaaaacacggATGCGATCAGCACGAGCCCCGACTACCGGCACGGCCTTACCTCTGTGCGCCCAGCGCCTTGATGACGGTGGAGAGGAGGCGGCCGTCCTTGGCGGTGACCTGCGTGACGTACTGCGGGCGCCCGATGTCGGAGTCCTCCACCGACTTGGAGAGGGCGGCGCTGCCCGGGCAGTCGCAGAGGGAGccggggaggtggcagcagTCGCCCGTCGTCATCGCAGCTCCAGGTCCTTCTGCCCCGGGGACCTGAAGGGACAGCAGCGCCGTGAGCGCCCAGCAccccagtgcctgctgcaggccccccaccccagcccctcgccATCACGGGCGCCACCAGGCCCCATCAACTGAAGGGTTTGCTCAGCCTCTGTCCCCTCTGATGTGTCATGCGAGGCCGCCTGGACATTAAATTGAGGCTCCAAGTGTCCTACTTCTGTTGGTTCGCCTCAGCATTGCAAATCCGCCCCTCCCAGCGagagctgcaggcacacagcCTTGAACCTGATGAGGCCTTTCCGACGGAACTGGCCGATGTAGGGCAGGCACCAGAAGCCCACTGGGGCCAGGTTGGGTTGGCCACAGCCAGACCCAAAACGTAGGCCCAGGCCCTGTGGAGCCGTCGTGTTTCGCCGACCCGCGGCACCgaacagctctgcagggccCTTCTCTCCAGCTGCACCCAGGTGCTTTCTGAGCTCATCGAAGCCACCAAATCcaaaaaattctgtttttccattttttattcctttacaGAAACACAGGCGCCTCCACTTCCACGTCCCCACAGCGAGTGTGCAGGCGTGAGCCACCCAGAAGCGCTGCAGGTCTTCACCGAGGGCAGCAGGGCGCAGCTTTGCTCCTCTCCCTCTCGAAGCCTCAGGCCAGGCGTGACTTTTACAACAGCCTTTCCGCCAGCCTGTGCAAACAGCGAAGGCACCCAGCCACGCTTCTGGCACCTCAGGGACTTACCCAGCAGAGAGCATGAGGAACAAGCAGCAAATGCAAGAATGAGGGAGGAGGTGCAGAGAAAGAGCCCAAGGTGACAAAACAGGAGCTGGCTCAGATAAGCGCAGAGCCCCACGCACCCAGGAGAGCTTTCTGCCTTCgagggagggcagcagcttGCTCAGGCTGCCAGGAAGAGCCGCGTTCCTCCCCAGCAGGGTTATCTCAACCCTGAAGACAGATGTGCTTTGCAGCTTCAGAAAAAGAGCTGACATTTCCCACCACCTCCCTTAGCCTGGTCCCTCAGAGGTGgttgcacagaaataaaaagctgggGTTACAATTAGTCACAGGCTGGACGTTAGCCAACAATATCATACTGCTGGAAAAGACCAAAATCCTTGTGTCTGTAAACAGGACCGCCTTACGTAAGGCATGCACAGCAATCCCTGAGCACCAGCACCACGAGGATCGCTGCTGAAGTGTCTCATGCTGGTGGCTGGCTTTCAAGAGAGAAACAAACCACTAAACAAAGCTCAAATGAAAGCAAcgaataaaggaaaaaaggtctCAAAAACCACcttaccaagaaaaaaatattataagaaTTAGGCTCGTTTAATTTAGGGAAGATGGGGGGATGTGAGAGGGAATCTTCAGTCTCTGCCTCGCAGAGGTGGAAGCACACAAACAAACCTTCGCCATCGCATCTGAGGAAATGCCTTTTTGTCTCAAGATCTCTGTGCACAACAGGAGTCAAACATTCCCACGAAACTGCAGTTTTGTCGGGTTCAGCTAAGCCTAAATCAAACTAAAATAGCTAAAGAAAATAAGGGCTTGTTCCTGGTTGGAGGCTTGGCCAGactacagaggaagaaaacaaaaagccagtACGAGAACATGATCGTTGGAGCCCTGAAAACACGGATTTGGGTAAGCACCGGTGTTTTTTCACCTCTTGTAAATTAAGCAATTCTTTCACAACCAAAAGCTTCACCTGCCCAAATGGCTCCCTTCAGGGTGAGCACGTTCaagaggggaggaggagcacTTCTCTGGTGTCTCAGCACCCAACGCTTCAGCAGCATCCACCCAAGTCACAGAACGTTTTCTGATTTGTAATAGAAAAGCTTCTAATTTATCACAGCTGTTCTGGATAACCATCTTCAAACCCTTCCTCTGCACTGGGACAGGAATAGGCTCGAGCTCATGGGCAGGTCAATCCCCACTGAAACGACCAGAGATCTTTCCATCAGCTTTGAAATGAACTGAACGGGTCCAGCATGGCCTCAGCTCAGCATCTCCGTCCTTCTGCGCAAGGAGCATGCAGAGTTAATGCCACTTTTcttattgctttcctttttttttttttaagaaaaaaaaaggcaaaaataaaaagctgctcCAACTCTAAAGAGCAAAAAGTAAGATGATAAATGCTATTGGAATGACTTAAGTCAGCTGTTTTGCAAGTTAAGGagttctttcagttttaaaagccTCTGACTGAAGCAGACATGAGAAGATATatgcttttaataaaaaggtTGGTTCCATTTGTTCAGCcaaaatcttgtttatttttaagtccaGAGGAAAAAAGGCCCATTTTGTGTATTGGAATAAAACTGCTCTCACTCCCTGTGTCCTGGGAGTATTTATACTGAGGCTCTTTGTGCTCCGCATCTGACAGCTACAGGCAGCCCCGTGTCCTTGCCCTGGCAGCCCCGCTCGGGGTGCGGGGGAATTGCCACCCCGCAGTCTATCAGGAAGCGCGTGGTTTTCGATTACAAGTTATTTGGCATTTCCTTGTCGGGGTCCGTCCCAGGGTGGAGCCTGAACTCACCGCTTTAATATGCAACTGACTCATGTCATTCagcaaacacaaaggaaaagcagcgAGATTTTCATGGATACAGTTAGCGGGGAAGTCACTGAAATCCAAAGATAACATCTGCGGTGTGCTCCATTTCCAATTCCATACCCAGCTGCACATGAACCACGGTGTACAGCCAAGCCAGTCCCTTTCCTGGCTCCCTGAAGGCTTCAGCTCATCACCACGCAGCCTCCTCTCACAACTGTCAACAGCTCACCGAATCCAAACCCAACCTCTGAGCAGAAACCCCAAAAACACAGCCGGGATGAAGTACCAAACAGCTGGTTTGAACCACACACGGCTTTTTCTGGGCAGCTGTGATTTCTGAGCCTACTCCTTGGAGATGTATTTCTTATTCgcattattaaaaaacaaaaacaataaagatcTCCGAGACATTAAGTTTATTACCAATGTCTCCTGTGCTGCTCGCTTAGACAAGAGCAAATAAATCAGAGGTCTCTTCTCAGCAACATTTTGTAGCCTAAGCTGCTAAGCAGATCCAGGATACAAACGGTCGAGCTTTCAGGGCTTATtcaagctgaagaaaaacaaaccctgtTTGTGGAAAGTTGGCTCAGCAGAGCGACTTGTGCACCAGGGCTCCAAAACTCAAACACGTGCAGCGAGATGCGGCGTCCCTCGAAGAGCAGCAAGCACCCTGCTGCACCGCAGGGCCCGTGGTGCTCCTGCAGgatcctgcctgctgcccagctcACGCAAAACATTCCTGTAAAAAATCCTCCTTAGCAGTCTTCCAGCATTGCAGTGAGAATTGCAATCCGGTTTGTATCATCCAGAGGGCAACGGGAGTTTCTCAACTCCCCAAAACGATTGagcagctcagggctgcagAGGTCAGGCTGCTCTCCATCCAGAAGTCATGcccagcaggaaaagcaaaagacaaGGAGCTAAAGGCTCGGTTCTGCATATTTCAAGCCTGCAGCTTGATAAGACAGCTCTTCAGCTCTTTCTCCCAGACAGGGGAACCACAGCAGGCCAGATAAATGTATGGAACAAAGCCACGCAGCAAAAAGCCAGAATCAAGATCAAAAAGGCAGCAGGAATGactaaggaagaaagaaagatgctAAATAGTGGGCAATTGTTAGGTTCAGGTTGTGGCTCCTCtgggctgctcgtggcttgtCTACATGATGAATATCTCAACCGGTGTAAAGCCTTGGAGCAGTTTTGGAGCTCTGATGGGATCCAGAGCAAACTGGAACCAGAAGCAGCTCCACCTTCTTTGTGTGCTGCTCACCAGCTTTTGTAGTGATCTTCCAAGCTGATGGCTTCCCTGGAACATCTCCACCACGAAGCCCACCTCCCGGcagcgctgccagcagccacgTTTGCTGCTCTCCCTGAGCAGTCCCTTCCCCTGATGACAATACCCAAGATCTGGCACCAGGCTACAGCAACCTCAGGAGATAACCAAGCTGGAGGCAACATAACCCACTCAGAACCACAAATaatgtttggtttgtttttagctAGTAAACCATTAGATTCTTTGTGTGCAGATGGCCAAATATCCAACCACTGCTCACGCAAGCTGACATTTCACCCCCAAGAGCACGGCTTCCCAGCTTGCCTTTCCAACCCAGTTTTTATCTCACCTGGGATCGCAGGCACTGCGTTTCCTAATCATACGATCTTACAGATGTCGTTAGTGAACTGAGAGGTTTTCACTTGCTGCAGGGCGTTTTCAAACACCAGTGCTTTCCTTTTCACCACAAAAACTGGATTTCCCAAATCCTGGGGCCCTACGACTGCCTGAACTCAAACTTCTTGTGGGAGTCGGTACAAAGGATTGCTTCCTTCGCCACCTCGAGGCACTGCCACCAAGTCCACGCACGGAGGGATGGGATGAGTGGTCTGAAgtcctcccagctgcttttaACCGGTTGCAGAGCTGCTTTAATCTATAGaagcaaacaagcagaaatcCAAATAAAACCAACCATCAGCCccaagctgctgcagggctttgttttttatttttgcttgtttaaacACACTCTCTGCTGAGGGCTGAatacagcagcactgctttgttctttaaaaaactACAAGTTCTTGTTCAGCACCCGTCTGACTCCCAGGAGTCACCCTGTGGGTCTGCTGAATAATGCTTTAAGGTACCCGAAAAGCCAGATCTGCCCACGCCTGATCCATCAGCTGAAGATAGCTGTGAAGCTTCACAAGACGTGCCCTCAGACACAGAGAAGGGAGCTCTGCAACTTCAACGCTacccctgcacagcccaggaCTTGGGAAGAAATCTCAGGAGCCAGAGGCTCTGAAGGCAAGAGCCCGGCAAGTCGGGGTGCAAGGAGAGCCCTCCCCTAGCGCAAATGCTCACGACCTTTCACGCCATAAAACCCAGCACAGAATCAAACCCGATGCCGCACAACACCTCCTGAAGTCCCAGAGAATTTTGTAACACAGCACACAGGAAAGCATTTCGCTCCCCAGGCAGCTTCTCAATTTCCTGCCTGGCCTGCGACATCTCGCTGAGATGCTGCAAGACCTTCAGCATTAACTTTCTCTTCAGATGATGCCAGGGGAGCAGTGCTGTGAACCAGTCCGTCACGGGCCAAACCTGATCCTAGGCtcaaaaacataaacaaaaaaatatcaaggGACAAAGTCCTGGGAACTTGTGAACCCTCTAATAAAGCTTCCCGCTGGGAACAACCTCCTCCTGCACCTTTAGGTTGAGATGGAGATGCTGTGCGGGACCTGCTCGTGCAGCTCTCCAGGTTTCACCGTGTCACACCCAGGAGGACGTTGGAAGCTTCTGGGAAGCATCTGGACCCGTGTTTCTgtcacatttgcattttatctgCCTCCATAAGGGACTCGACTCAGCTGCCCTGCAACATCTACAGTAACTCAGCTCACCAGAAATCAAATAGAAACACAAACCTTTGCTCACCAGGCTCTTGCTGGGTACCAACGACCAAAACTTCCCATCTCTGGGCCAACTCCTGTTCGGATTTATTCCAGAAGCTCTCCGCAGCCTTGACCATTTTTACTGTGGTTTGATGGTGAAcgtgtttgttttccaaacacagATGACAACACAGCCTACCAAAGGATGtgattctattttattttttt
This genomic interval from Aythya fuligula isolate bAytFul2 chromosome 26, bAytFul2.pri, whole genome shotgun sequence contains the following:
- the MARCHF2 gene encoding E3 ubiquitin-protein ligase MARCH2, whose protein sequence is MTTGDCCHLPGSLCDCPGSAALSKSVEDSDIGRPQYVTQVTAKDGRLLSTVIKALGAQSDGPICRICHEGGNGEGLLSPCDCTGTLGTVHKSCLEKWLSSSNTSYCELCHTEFVVERRPRPLTEWLKDPGPRNEKRTLFCDMVCFLFITPLAAISGWLCLRGAQDHLQFNSRLEAIGLIALTIALFTIYVLWTLVSFRYHCQLYSEWRRTNQKVRLMIPASRSPHPVPHSLLSAKLLKKTADETTV